CTCTCTGACAGTTTTCACAGGAATCAATGTGTTCTCTCCAATCAGAAAAGACTTTCTGGGCAAAATCACTCCTGTATTTAATTGGTATTCACTACAGTGTCAAACAGAGCAATGgcacaaaataaaggtgttgggtATACGGAAAAGTATGTGGGTTATACTTTTAATTATGAATGAATTCTTGCATCTTGAgggtattttttttcacttttaaaatttaattttatctttttacacaaatggagcacaatttttcatttctttggttgtacatgatgtagagtcacaccattcgtgcaatctgcatcactgtagtgtgctgattttaagttttttgggtatagaccaaggagtgggagagctgagtcaaatggtggttccattccaagtttgaaggcattttttaaaattaactagttcagattatttatttgttctgagGGTCGATGACTACTGCATTTCATTGCGTTATATTTGCTCTTCATTATCCTGGTTGTTTCTAGCTTACCTTTGTGCTGTGTGGCAGTTTCCTATCATCTTGTTGTATGGAGCTTCTTTCTGTACCTTCCTTTGGGTCTCATTGGTCCCAGTGCCACTGACACAAAGAATATTCTTCTTTCCCCAGCAAAGGAATGAAATGTGAGCTGGATGTTATCCTTTGTGCTGATCTGTCTGACTCATTGCTGAGACAGTTTTTGAGATACTAGTTTGTGCCAGATACTAAGCTTGGTGCTTACAAGTCTATGAATTCTCACAAACCACAAAGAAATAGACTCcattgttatttcaattttatgcATAAGGAGATTAAGGCTCAAACAGATTGCATCATTTGCTTGTTGGAAGAAATTGAATTCAAATCTATCTGACATCAGAATCTATTCTCTTAACCACTGTGTCGTGCTGATTTTCATAAGAACTTACCTTCATTGAATTTTTTCTGGCCCTTCTTCACATCTTAGGAGATTTGCTTTTTGTCTAGGAACATTGACTATGACTCAGCTACACCACTCTAtagtatttatctaaaagaattaaaatcagcatgctatagtaatACATGCttacctatgtttatagcagcaaagtACACAATAACCAAAGTATGGAACCAGTTTAGGTGTTTGTCAGTGggtgaatgataaagaaaatgtggtatatagtcacaatggaattctactcagTCATAAGGAACAAAATTATGTCTTCTgcaaagaaaatggatggaacctgagaatctcatgttaagtgaaataagccagtctcagtgCTTTCTCTCAGATGTgtaagctagagagaaaaaaggaaaagaaaaaggaaaggggttGGTAGAATCTCATGAAGACAGATGAGAGTTCAAAAGAGTAGCGGAAGGGGActtgggaagggaggaaaggtgGCAATTTGAAAGTACTGACAAATGAAATAGACCAAATCATACTGTGTACATGTCTAAATATGTGACAAGAGAGTTTgctaatatatataattataatgcaccaataaaattttttaaagagatttgttTTTTGCCTGGTGATAGATTTTATTAGGGATAATTACATATTGCTACCATATTAGCCAGGAGTACTACTCAGGAAACAAATGCCCTCCCTAGAATATAAAAGTGTTAAATGACTTTAAGGATCATTGCTGAAAATTTTATTACCTTGGCAGTCTGGTGGGGTTGTAACTTTTCTCTTAGTTGTCAGATTGTTCTGCTTGTAAAATTGATCTTCCCCTCTCTTGAATTTCATGTTTGTTTAGATTATGTGAGTATCAAGGGGGTCTTCAGGGGCTTGACTCCAAGTAGTTCTCCAAGGCTAAGTCTGTCTTATTGACAGGGTGGTCCTCCCCTAGGTGAGACTCATGCCTCCTTTGCTCCACCCCTTCCTTTGCTCCTCGGTGTTTTCAGATTGACTAGGGGTCCTGGCTGCAGTCATCATTGTCGCTCTCCTTGTCAAACCTCTGCAGGCCCCATTTTCTGGATGGTTCTCTTTAGGGCAGCCTTGACATCAGTGTTCCTCAGGCTATAGATGATGGGGTTGAGGATAGGGGTGATCACAGCATAGAAGAGAGACAGCAGAGGGTCAGTGGCTGGATCATAGCTGGCCTTTGGGCGAATATAGATAAAGATGGCAGTGCCATAGAAGAGGGATACCACGATCAGGTGGGAGGAACAAGTGGAGAAGGCCTTGTGGCGGCCAGCTGCAGATGGGATCCGTAAGATAGTAGCCAGGATACGCCCATAGGAGCTCAAGATGAGGCCAAAGGGGCAGAGGATGATGAGGGCAGCAGCCAGGATAATCTGTAATTCATTGGGTGAGGTGTCTCCACACACCAGCTGCAGGACAGGCTGGATCTCACAAAAGAAGTGAGGGATGGCGTTGGGGCCACAGAAGGGCAAAGAGAAGATGAAGGAGGTGTGGCCCAGCCCCACCATGGCTCCGCAGGCCCAAGCTGAGCCGGCGAGCTGCAGACACACccggtggctcagcagtagcgggTAGCGGAGGGGCTCGCAGATGGCTGcgtagcggtcataggccatagCAGCCAGGAGGCAACACTCGGTAGcaccaaaaaagaggaaaaagaacatCTGGAGGGCACAGCCCCAGCGGGGGATGTGGCGCTGACCAGTGAGGAGGTGGTGAAGCAGCAGGGGCACCGTGACTGAGGTGTACCCAATCTCCAGGGCCGAAAGGGTTcggaggaagaagtacatgggggacCTGAGTGCAGGGTCCACTGAGACCAGCGCCACAATGAGGAGGTTGCCTGTGACGGTGAGCAGGTAGAccgtgagaaagagagagaagagcaagCCCTGGACGTGGGCCAGGCGGGAGAAGCCTACAAGAATGAATTCAGTTACCACCACGGAAGCGTTCGTGCTCATCCTGCTCACATCCCTTTTGATGGGAAGAAAAAGACACGGCAAAGAAGAGTCGCCACCGTGGAATTGTGAACGGGGTCAAAAATGACCTCTCTCTGCATTGGATCAAAGCCCTGGGACTCCCTTTCTTTTAGGCTTTCAGTGTCTTTGAAATGAGGCAGCCCAACTGCCTCCACCCTGGCCCACTCTTGGAACCCTGGGCAAATATTTGTCTCTCTGAGCCCAGCTGTCTTGATTTCTTCCTGATGGTGCCTACCTTCAGATGAAGCATTGAATTTGGTTTGGTTTCTCCTGGGTGAAGTGTTGGATCATTCTAACCCCCTTTTCTCTGTTTCCCAGCCttgctgcagggctggggatggaatttTCCCTCCAGCAGTTGTTTTTCTGCTCAAAGCCAGACTTTGTTCTGTGTTCAGGACATGAAAAAACCCATTCCAAGTAAAGAGGATTTCCTTTCCTGGTTCTCTCCCTCCTGacgctttttctgtttcttttccttttttcacatgtttttcttttctctcaactTGGCTTTTCTCTGGCCTAATGTTCACCTCTTCCTCTCTATTTCCTGCCTCTTTCCAGCTATTATTCCAGTTACCAGATGCCCTCAACCTCTTCCTTTTCTATCATTTCACCATGAGATGAACTTCATGGTTTTCAGTGGGGAGAGAAGGGATTGGATAGATCATTTCTTTTAAGGTCCTGAAGGCAGTTAAGTAGTTCAATTTTCCAGAGGctctttctagttttttaaaaaaatgttctggaagGAGATAACAAGACCTTTCTCAGTTGCTTATTTCTGCATCTTACAGCTTCTCAAACTTCATCCCTTTATATCATACCACATATACAAATCCCCAGGCCACTCACATAAACTCTATATATGCATACACTAACATATTGTGTTTCTAAATATAAGCACAGGAGAATAACCTAACATCCTCAGATGCTAGATTCACTTAAAGTCAAATACACACACTGTATACAAATACGAACTTCATTACAGATAACAATGAAAGTCAAAACtcatttaacataaaaatattaacatggaAAGATACAGA
This portion of the Marmota flaviventris isolate mMarFla1 chromosome 6, mMarFla1.hap1, whole genome shotgun sequence genome encodes:
- the LOC114080480 gene encoding olfactory receptor 10C1; this translates as MSTNASVVVTEFILVGFSRLAHVQGLLFSLFLTVYLLTVTGNLLIVALVSVDPALRSPMYFFLRTLSALEIGYTSVTVPLLLHHLLTGQRHIPRWGCALQMFFFLFFGATECCLLAAMAYDRYAAICEPLRYPLLLSHRVCLQLAGSAWACGAMVGLGHTSFIFSLPFCGPNAIPHFFCEIQPVLQLVCGDTSPNELQIILAAALIILCPFGLILSSYGRILATILRIPSAAGRHKAFSTCSSHLIVVSLFYGTAIFIYIRPKASYDPATDPLLSLFYAVITPILNPIIYSLRNTDVKAALKRTIQKMGPAEV